The following are from one region of the Ananas comosus cultivar F153 linkage group 20, ASM154086v1, whole genome shotgun sequence genome:
- the LOC109725947 gene encoding protein SHORT-ROOT-like, translating into MASKKFCKQQSGRRNMQSSPPYHLRASTSSLSSLDDMCSAKEWALSALQECARAISDNDSAKMHHLLWMLNEFGSPYGDVEERLASHFLQALFSKATDLGDSRHNMLVSLAHKNHSFDTMKRVILKFQEVSPWTTFGHVSSNGAILETLEGEPKIHIVDISNTYCTQWPTFLEALASRDGEVPHVRLTVVAMEIMEGSTVKEMSRRMKRFARLMRVPFEFNVVSVALELCELKEEEIEIREDEAVAVNCVGTLRRVSIGERSSFIRLLRRLRPRIVTIAEEEADFTNTRGDFVRCFEECLRFYALLFEMLEESFETTSNERLVLERECSRSILGVIACDKGGGGECERREKGSQWSARLEECFSPTKFSDDVEDDVRALSRRCRAGWSVVAAEGRASGLYLAWKGEPVVWASAWKPQNEVSEVSESYRNLM; encoded by the exons ATGGCTTCTAAGAAATTTTG CAAACAACAGAGTGGTCGAAGAAACATGCAAAGTTCACCTCCATATCACCTCCGCGCATCGACGAGCAGCTTATCTTCCCTCGATGACATGTGCTCGGCGAAGGAATGGGCCTTGTCGGCCCTCCAAGAGTGTGCGAGAGCCATTTCCGACAACGATTCAGCTAAAATGCATCATCTCCTATGGATGTTGAACGAGTTTGGGTCCCCCTACGGAGATGTCGAGGAGAGGCTGGCCTCGCACTTCCTTCAAGCTCTCTTCTCGAAGGCGACGGATTTGGGCGATAGCCGCCACAATATGCTGGTCTCACTTGCACACAAGAACCACTCCTTTGATACTATGAAGAGAGTGATCCTCAAGTTCCAGGAAGTAAGCCCTTGGACTACATTTGGTCATGTCTCATCCAATGGTGCAATCTTAGAAACCCTAGAAGGAGAGCCCAAGATTCATATAGTCGATATTAGCAACACCTATTGCACACAGTGGCCAACTTTCTTAGAAGCTTTGGCCTCTCGAGACGGTGAAGTACCGCATGTAAGGCTCACGGTGGTGGCAATGGAGATTATGGAAGGATCGACTGTGAAGGAGATGAGCAGAAGGATGAAGAGGTTCGCGAGGTTGATGAGAGTGCCATTTGAGTTCAATGTAGTTAGTGTCGCACTCGAGCTTTGTGAGCTTAAGGAGGAAGAGATAGAGATAAGAGAAGACGAGGCGGTCGCGGTAAATTGCGTCGGAACGCTTCGAAGGGTTAGCATAGGAGAGAGGAGCAGCTTCATAAGACTGCTCCGACGCCTCCGCCCGCGGATAGTAACCATCGCGGAGGAAGAAGCTGATTTCACAAACACGAGGGGGGACTTCGTGAGGTGCTTCGAGGAGTGCCTAAGATTTTACGCCCTCTTGTTCGAGATGCTAGAGGAGAGCTTCGAAACCACGAGCAACGAGAGGCTTGTCCTAGAGAGAGAATGCTCAAGGAGCATTCTCGGAGTTATCGCTTGCGACAAGGGGGGTGGTGGAGAGtgtgagaggagagagaagggaagTCAATGGAGTGCAAGGCTAGAGGAATGCTTCTCGCCAACAAAATTTAGTGATGATGTAGAGGATGATGTTAGGGCACTGTCGAGGAGGTGCCGCGCTGGGTGGTCGGTGGTGGCAGCGGAGGGCCGCGCGTCAGGGCTCTACTTGGCTTGGAAGGGAGAACCAGTTGTGTGGGCTTCAGCTTGGAAGCCACAGAATGAAGTTTCCGAAGTATCGGAATCGTACCGAAACTTAATGTAG
- the LOC109725946 gene encoding pentatricopeptide repeat-containing protein At5g16860, with protein sequence MPLQLWLRETRRSRLQLFSTAVSESFVRDFAPRHFAFLLKECQSPSSIRQIHQQILARGLLSSSPSPQSPSSSSSLVSLPSSLGTSIVASYLACGAPVDALSVLERLSPSPVLWWNLLIRQDITDGRLDHSLSLLRRMQLVGTRPDHFTLPFALKACGELPSYRRGSSLHGMVCTNGFKSNVFVCNSLLAMYARCGALDEARRVFNEIVVGGIDDLISWNSMVAAFVKGGNPRLALELFADMASKIPNKAFENRRSDVISLVNILPACASLRAYTQAKEIHGYAIRNLLFSDIFVGNAIIDVYAKCGVMEGACKVFNTMEVKDVVSWNAMVTGYSQNGNFDDALELFEKMREDNIALNVVTWSAMIAGYAQRGHGREALGVFRQMQLSGSEPNAVTIISLLSACASVGTLIQGMETHAYSLRKYMMTWDDDARDGEDLMVQNALIDMYSKCRRFSMARSLFDTISRNDRNVVTWTVMIGGYAQHGDANAALALFSQMISRPSAVSPNAFTISCILMACARLSALRFGKQIHGYVIRQRYEPAMLFVANCLIDMYAKCADIESARNVFDNMPQRNAVSWTSLMTGYGMHGCGNDALSVFDAMQRAGLVPDDIAFLVVLYACSHSGMVERGLNYFHDMSTVYGVMPGAEHYACVIDLLGRAGQLDKAWETIKTMPMKPTAVVWVALLSACRIHANVELAEYSTKKLLEMESENDGSYTLLSNIYANAGRWKDVARIRSIMKNSGIKKRPGCSWVQGKKGTATFSVGDRSHPQSNEIYALLGTLIERIKSIGYVPQMHFALHDVDDEEKSCLLSEHSEKLALAYGILTSSPGTPIRITKNLRVCGDCHSAFVYISKIVEHEIILRDSSRFHHFKKGSCSCGDYW encoded by the coding sequence ATGCCATTGCAGTTATGGTTGAGGGAAACAAGAAGAAGCCGATTACAGCTTTTCTCCACTGCAGTTTCAGAATCCTTTGTTCGGGACTTTGCACCACGACATTTTGCGTTCTTGCTGAAAGAATGCCAGTCGCCTTCCTCCATCCGTCAAATCCACCAGCAAATCCTCGCCCGCGGCCTTCTCTCATCATCACCGTCACCACAATCAccatcttcatcatcatcattggTATCGTTGCCGTCATCATTGGGAACGAGCATCGTAGCCTCGTACCTCGCCTGCGGCGCCCCGGTCGACGCCCTCTCGGTGCTGGAGCGGCTCTCGCCCTCCCCTGTTCTTTGGTGGAATCTACTTATCCGGCAAGATATAACGGACGGCCGCCTTGACCACTCTCTTTCCCTCCTTCGTCGCATGCAATTGGTGGGAACCCGGCCCGACCACTTCACTCTCCCCTTTGCCCTAAAAGCGTGCGGCGAGCTACCTTCGTATCGCCGAGGGAGTTCACTTCACGGGATGGTGTGCACCAACGGGTTCAAGTCAAATGTTTTTGTGTGCAACTCCTTACTGGCCATGTACGCGCGTTGTGGCGCTTTGGATGAAGCCCGCAGGGTGTTCAATGAAATAGTAGTTGGAGGAATTGATGATTTGATCTCATGGAATTCAATGGTTGCAGCATTTGTGAAGGGTGGTAATCCCCGGCTTGCCTTGGAATTATTTGCCGATATGGCGAGCAAAATCCCCAATAAGGCTTTTGAAAATCGGCGGTCTGATGTCATAAGCCTCGTCAACATACTCCCTGCTTGTGCCTCCCTTAGGGCGTATACCCAAGCTAAGGAAATCCATGGTTATGCGATTAGAAACCTTCTATTCTCGGACATTTTTGTGGGGAACGCTATCATTGATGTGTATGCGAAGTGTGGGGTGATGGAGGGTGCTTGCAAGGTTTTCAACACCATGGAGGTTAAAGATGTGGTTTCTTGGAACGCTATGGTCACTGGGTATtcgcaaaatggtaatttcgaTGATGCCCTCGAGCTATTTGAGAAAATGCGCGAGGATAATATAGCATTAAACGTCGTGACATGGAGTGCCATGATCGCGGGCTATGCGCAGAGGGGGCATGGCCGTGAGGCGTTAGGGGTATTTCGCCAGATGCAGTTGTCGGGATCAGAACCAAATGCTGTCACCATCATCTCGCTTTTATCTGCTTGTGCTTCAGTGGGAACACTGATTCAAGGCATGGAAACACACGCCTATTCGCTTAGGAAATACATGATGACATGGGATGATGACGCTAGGGATGGTGAGGACCTCATGGTGCAAAATGCACTCATAGACATGTATTCCAAATGCCGAAGATTTTCAATGGCCCGCTCTCTATTCGACACGATATCTCGTAATGATCGGAATGTCGTGACTTGGACCGTGATGATTGGTGGGTATGCTCAACACGGGGACGCCAATGCTGCCCTCGCGCTTTTCTCACAGATGATTTCACGGCCTTCTGCTGTTAGCCCTAATGCATTTACAATTTCCTGCATTTTAATGGCTTGTGCTCGGTTATCGGCTCTCCGTTTCGGCAAGCAGATACATGGCTATGTGATACGGCAAAGGTACGAGCCTGCGATGCTCTTTGTAGCAAATTGCCTTATCGACATGTATGCAAAGTGTGCTGATATTGAATCTGCTCGCAATGTGTTTGATAATATGCCACAAAGGAATGCTGTTTCGTGGACTTCTTTAATGACAGGGTATGGGATGCATGGTTGTGGCAACGATGCCCTAAGTGTCTTTGATGCGATGCAGAGGGCGGGGCTAGTGCCTGATGACATCGCCTTTCTTGTCGTGCTCTATGCTTGCAGTCATTCAGGGATGGTCGAAAGGGGACTGAACTATTTTCACGACATGTCTACGGTTTATGGGGTCATGCCAGGTGCAGAGCATTATGCTTGTGTCATCGATCTATTGGGCAGGGCGGGGCAACTGGACAAAGCTTGGGAGACGATAAAAACAATGCCGATGAAGCCCACCGCAGTTGTTTGGGTTGCTTTACTTAGTGCTTGTAGAATCCACGCGAATGTCGAGCTCGCTGAATATTCTACAAAGAAGCTCTTAGAGATGGAGTCGGAAAATGACGGGTCTTATACATTACTTTCAAATATTTACGCTAATGCTGGGCGGTGGAAAGATGTTGCCAGAATTAGATCCATAATGAAAAATTCGGGAATCAAGAAGCGGCCTGGGTGCAGTTGGGTTCAGGGGAAGAAGGGCACAGCTACGTTCTCTGTCGGAGACAGATCACACCCGCAATCTAATGAGATATATGCTCTTCTTGGAACCCTAATTGAGCGGATCAAATCAATTGGGTATGTTCCCCAAATGCACTTTGCCTTGCACGACGTCGATGACGAAGAAAAGAGTTGCCTTCTCTCCGAGCACAGCGAGAAGCTTGCCCTCGCATATGGTATACTCACCTCTTCGCCAGGTACTCCGATTAGGATCACTAAGAACTTACGGGTTTGTGGTGATTGCCATAGCGCATTTGTTTATATCTCGAAGATCGTCGAGCATGAGATCATATTGAGAGATTCTAGCCGGTTTCATCACTTCAAGAAGGGTTCTTGCTCTTGTGGCGACTACTGGTGA
- the LOC109725323 gene encoding translation initiation factor IF-2 isoform X1 gives MPASASPSGGHGGSDPRRGGRGSGGGGGGGGDGGGGGALKHDPGLAMEWSAEEQIALERALNEHATETSILRYAKIALKFENKTVRDVALRCRWMSKKETRKKRKEENNLARKNKDKKEKVADPSAQPSANLARRPNVPPYPLPIPLIDDDDVSYQAIGGSTGELLELNAQALSQISTNLNNLQIQENIFLLSQTRDNLLRVLNEIDDVPGSLNQMPWLPVKINEDLANTILPTTTAAMQT, from the exons ATGCCCGCGAGCGCGAGCCCATCCGGCGGCCATGGCGGGAGCGACCCCCGCCGAGGCGGCcgtggcagcggcggcggcggaggaggaggcggcgacggcggaggag GCGGGGCTCTGAAGCACGACCCGGGCCTGGCGATGGAGTGGTCGGCGGAGGAGCAAATCGCTCTGGAACGAGCGCTCAACGA GCACGCAACCGAAACAAGTATTCTTCGTTATGCGAAAATCGCCCTGAAGTTTGAGAACAAGACTGTGCGGGATGTCGCCCTGCGGTGTAGATGGATGTCG AAAAAGGAGACccgaaagaaaaggaaagaggaaaATAACTTGGCGAGaaaaaacaaagataaaaaG GAAAAAGTAGCAGATCCATCAGCACAACCTTCAGCTAACTTGGCAAGAAGGCCTAATGTTCCTCCATATCCCCTGCCAATCCCTCttattgatgatgatgatgtctCATAtcaag CAATTGGAGGTTCAACTGGAGAGCTCCTTGAGCTTAATGCACAGGCCCTGAGTCAGATTTCTACGAATCTTAATAATTTGCAG ATTCAGGAAAACATCTTTCTACTTTCTCAAACAAGGGATAATTTACTCCGAGTCTTGAATGA GATTGATGATGTTCCTGGATCATTGAATCAGATGCCGTGGCTACCGGTGAAGATAAATGAAGATCTCGCCAACACTATCCTCCCCACAACTACGGCGGCGATGCAAACATGA
- the LOC109725323 gene encoding facilitated trehalose transporter Tret1 isoform X2 has translation MPASASPSGGHGGSDPRRGGRGSGGGGGGGGDGGGGGALKHDPGLAMEWSAEEQIALERALNEHATETSILRYAKIALKFENKTVRDVALRCRWMSEKVADPSAQPSANLARRPNVPPYPLPIPLIDDDDVSYQAIGGSTGELLELNAQALSQISTNLNNLQIQENIFLLSQTRDNLLRVLNEIDDVPGSLNQMPWLPVKINEDLANTILPTTTAAMQT, from the exons ATGCCCGCGAGCGCGAGCCCATCCGGCGGCCATGGCGGGAGCGACCCCCGCCGAGGCGGCcgtggcagcggcggcggcggaggaggaggcggcgacggcggaggag GCGGGGCTCTGAAGCACGACCCGGGCCTGGCGATGGAGTGGTCGGCGGAGGAGCAAATCGCTCTGGAACGAGCGCTCAACGA GCACGCAACCGAAACAAGTATTCTTCGTTATGCGAAAATCGCCCTGAAGTTTGAGAACAAGACTGTGCGGGATGTCGCCCTGCGGTGTAGATGGATGTCG GAAAAAGTAGCAGATCCATCAGCACAACCTTCAGCTAACTTGGCAAGAAGGCCTAATGTTCCTCCATATCCCCTGCCAATCCCTCttattgatgatgatgatgtctCATAtcaag CAATTGGAGGTTCAACTGGAGAGCTCCTTGAGCTTAATGCACAGGCCCTGAGTCAGATTTCTACGAATCTTAATAATTTGCAG ATTCAGGAAAACATCTTTCTACTTTCTCAAACAAGGGATAATTTACTCCGAGTCTTGAATGA GATTGATGATGTTCCTGGATCATTGAATCAGATGCCGTGGCTACCGGTGAAGATAAATGAAGATCTCGCCAACACTATCCTCCCCACAACTACGGCGGCGATGCAAACATGA
- the LOC109725323 gene encoding uncharacterized protein LOC109725323 isoform X5, which translates to MEWSAEEQIALERALNEHATETSILRYAKIALKFENKTVRDVALRCRWMSKKETRKKRKEENNLARKNKDKKEKVADPSAQPSANLARRPNVPPYPLPIPLIDDDDVSYQAIGGSTGELLELNAQALSQISTNLNNLQIQENIFLLSQTRDNLLRVLNEIDDVPGSLNQMPWLPVKINEDLANTILPTTTAAMQT; encoded by the exons ATGGAGTGGTCGGCGGAGGAGCAAATCGCTCTGGAACGAGCGCTCAACGA GCACGCAACCGAAACAAGTATTCTTCGTTATGCGAAAATCGCCCTGAAGTTTGAGAACAAGACTGTGCGGGATGTCGCCCTGCGGTGTAGATGGATGTCG AAAAAGGAGACccgaaagaaaaggaaagaggaaaATAACTTGGCGAGaaaaaacaaagataaaaaG GAAAAAGTAGCAGATCCATCAGCACAACCTTCAGCTAACTTGGCAAGAAGGCCTAATGTTCCTCCATATCCCCTGCCAATCCCTCttattgatgatgatgatgtctCATAtcaag CAATTGGAGGTTCAACTGGAGAGCTCCTTGAGCTTAATGCACAGGCCCTGAGTCAGATTTCTACGAATCTTAATAATTTGCAG ATTCAGGAAAACATCTTTCTACTTTCTCAAACAAGGGATAATTTACTCCGAGTCTTGAATGA GATTGATGATGTTCCTGGATCATTGAATCAGATGCCGTGGCTACCGGTGAAGATAAATGAAGATCTCGCCAACACTATCCTCCCCACAACTACGGCGGCGATGCAAACATGA
- the LOC109725323 gene encoding transcription factor Maf isoform X3: MPASASPSGGHGGSDPRRGGRGSGGGGGGGGDGGGGGALKHDPGLAMEWSAEEQIALERALNEHATETSILRYAKIALKFENKTVRDVALRCRWMSKKETRKKRKEENNLARKNKDKKEKVADPSAQPSANLARRPNVPPYPLPIPLIDDDDVSYQAIGGSTGELLELNAQALSQISTNLNNLQIQENIFLLSQTRDNLLRVLNEFE, from the exons ATGCCCGCGAGCGCGAGCCCATCCGGCGGCCATGGCGGGAGCGACCCCCGCCGAGGCGGCcgtggcagcggcggcggcggaggaggaggcggcgacggcggaggag GCGGGGCTCTGAAGCACGACCCGGGCCTGGCGATGGAGTGGTCGGCGGAGGAGCAAATCGCTCTGGAACGAGCGCTCAACGA GCACGCAACCGAAACAAGTATTCTTCGTTATGCGAAAATCGCCCTGAAGTTTGAGAACAAGACTGTGCGGGATGTCGCCCTGCGGTGTAGATGGATGTCG AAAAAGGAGACccgaaagaaaaggaaagaggaaaATAACTTGGCGAGaaaaaacaaagataaaaaG GAAAAAGTAGCAGATCCATCAGCACAACCTTCAGCTAACTTGGCAAGAAGGCCTAATGTTCCTCCATATCCCCTGCCAATCCCTCttattgatgatgatgatgtctCATAtcaag CAATTGGAGGTTCAACTGGAGAGCTCCTTGAGCTTAATGCACAGGCCCTGAGTCAGATTTCTACGAATCTTAATAATTTGCAG ATTCAGGAAAACATCTTTCTACTTTCTCAAACAAGGGATAATTTACTCCGAGTCTTGAATGA ATTCGAGTAA
- the LOC109725323 gene encoding transcription factor Maf isoform X4, translated as MPASASPSGGHGGSDPRRGGRGSGGGGGGGGDGGGGGALKHDPGLAMEWSAEEQIALERALNEHATETSILRYAKIALKFENKTVRDVALRCRWMSKKETRKKRKEENNLARKNKDKKEKVADPSAQPSANLARRPNVPPYPLPIPLIDDDDVSYQAIGGSTGELLELNAQALSQISTNLNNLQIQENIFLLSQTRDNLLRVLNE; from the exons ATGCCCGCGAGCGCGAGCCCATCCGGCGGCCATGGCGGGAGCGACCCCCGCCGAGGCGGCcgtggcagcggcggcggcggaggaggaggcggcgacggcggaggag GCGGGGCTCTGAAGCACGACCCGGGCCTGGCGATGGAGTGGTCGGCGGAGGAGCAAATCGCTCTGGAACGAGCGCTCAACGA GCACGCAACCGAAACAAGTATTCTTCGTTATGCGAAAATCGCCCTGAAGTTTGAGAACAAGACTGTGCGGGATGTCGCCCTGCGGTGTAGATGGATGTCG AAAAAGGAGACccgaaagaaaaggaaagaggaaaATAACTTGGCGAGaaaaaacaaagataaaaaG GAAAAAGTAGCAGATCCATCAGCACAACCTTCAGCTAACTTGGCAAGAAGGCCTAATGTTCCTCCATATCCCCTGCCAATCCCTCttattgatgatgatgatgtctCATAtcaag CAATTGGAGGTTCAACTGGAGAGCTCCTTGAGCTTAATGCACAGGCCCTGAGTCAGATTTCTACGAATCTTAATAATTTGCAG ATTCAGGAAAACATCTTTCTACTTTCTCAAACAAGGGATAATTTACTCCGAGTCTTGAATGA ATAG